The Pseudosulfitobacter pseudonitzschiae genome includes a region encoding these proteins:
- a CDS encoding ABC transporter permease: MGLFILRRLGVMIVTALCLTFVVFFLTNLYPNLEKLAKTQGNFRMSDEAVESYLSKRGYLDPMPLKFGRWLGVVPGWVTQAPDGTVTGRCFAQNTLAEDRPTFCGVLQGNWGKSTVFNDDVGTIVMERLGLTGKLMGFVLLVMVPSSLLIGVLAGMREGSPLDRTLSTFSISTTATPEYVSGVIFIAVFSSSAFELKWFKGSATSAMENATFENFTLPVLTIALYGMGYIARMTRASMTEVMTAQYIRTARLKGVSFRNIVIKHALRNALIAPFTVIMLQIPWLLNGVVIVETLFNYKGFGWVLVQAAGNNDIELLLAVSVVSVIVVLLTQLISDIGYVILNPRIRIS; this comes from the coding sequence ATGGGACTATTTATACTCAGACGTCTGGGCGTGATGATCGTGACGGCCTTGTGCCTGACCTTTGTCGTGTTCTTCCTGACAAATCTTTATCCGAACCTTGAAAAGCTGGCCAAAACCCAAGGCAACTTTCGCATGTCGGACGAAGCCGTGGAAAGTTATCTGAGCAAACGCGGATATCTGGACCCGATGCCGTTAAAATTCGGTCGATGGCTGGGCGTTGTCCCCGGTTGGGTGACCCAGGCGCCCGACGGCACCGTGACGGGCCGCTGTTTTGCCCAAAACACACTCGCCGAAGACCGCCCCACCTTTTGCGGTGTGCTGCAAGGCAACTGGGGCAAGTCCACTGTGTTCAACGATGACGTCGGCACCATAGTCATGGAAAGGCTGGGTCTGACGGGCAAACTGATGGGCTTTGTCCTGCTGGTCATGGTGCCCTCGTCCCTGCTGATCGGGGTTCTGGCGGGGATGCGCGAAGGCTCGCCGCTGGACCGGACGCTGTCGACCTTCTCGATCTCGACCACGGCCACGCCGGAATATGTATCGGGGGTGATCTTTATCGCAGTCTTCTCGTCCTCGGCCTTTGAGCTGAAGTGGTTCAAAGGGTCGGCCACATCAGCGATGGAAAACGCGACCTTCGAAAACTTTACCCTGCCGGTGCTGACCATTGCCCTGTACGGCATGGGCTATATCGCCCGCATGACCCGCGCGTCGATGACCGAGGTGATGACCGCACAGTATATCCGCACAGCACGCCTAAAGGGTGTGAGCTTCCGCAATATCGTCATCAAGCACGCCCTGCGCAACGCGCTGATCGCCCCGTTCACGGTAATCATGCTGCAAATTCCGTGGCTGCTGAACGGCGTGGTGATCGTGGAAACCCTATTCAACTACAAGGGCTTTGGCTGGGTTCTGGTACAGGCGGCGGGCAACAATGACATCGAACTGTTGCTGGCAGTGTCGGTCGTGTCGGTGATCGTAGTGCTGCTGACGCAGCTGATCTCGGACATCGGCTATGTCATTCTCAATCCACGCATCCGCATTTCATAA
- the miaA gene encoding tRNA (adenosine(37)-N6)-dimethylallyltransferase MiaA: MDAFGPLELSAVNPHRPVLIAGPTASGKSGLALAIAEAQGGVIVNADASQIYDCWQVVTARPGDADLARAQHLLYGHVAYDAPYSAGHWLREVAPLLSNGKRPIIVGGTGLYFTALTNGLAEIPATPDELRKSADSIPLEKLLAALDPETTARIDVNNRARVQRAWEVLHATGRGLAAWHNDTPPPLLPDGSATCIALASPPDWLNARIAQRFDMMLKGGALDEIAAMRDRYDPVLPSCRAIGVPELMAHACGKITLEAARDAAVIATRQYAKRQRTWQRSKMAHWQWVDPSTG; this comes from the coding sequence ATGGACGCTTTTGGCCCACTTGAACTGTCTGCGGTCAACCCGCACCGGCCTGTGCTGATTGCAGGGCCGACCGCGTCTGGCAAATCCGGACTGGCGCTGGCCATCGCCGAAGCGCAGGGCGGTGTGATCGTGAATGCAGACGCCAGCCAGATTTACGACTGCTGGCAAGTGGTCACCGCACGTCCCGGTGACGCCGATCTGGCCCGCGCGCAGCATCTGCTGTATGGTCATGTGGCCTATGATGCGCCCTATTCTGCCGGCCATTGGCTGCGCGAGGTTGCCCCGTTGCTGTCCAATGGCAAGCGTCCGATCATCGTGGGTGGTACGGGGCTGTATTTCACCGCACTAACCAACGGCCTGGCCGAAATCCCCGCCACGCCGGATGAATTGCGCAAATCCGCAGATTCGATTCCCTTGGAAAAGCTGCTGGCCGCACTTGATCCCGAAACCACTGCACGCATCGACGTCAACAACCGCGCGCGGGTCCAGCGCGCGTGGGAGGTGCTTCATGCCACGGGGCGCGGGCTGGCCGCATGGCATAACGACACCCCGCCGCCTTTGCTGCCTGACGGGTCCGCCACCTGCATCGCGTTGGCCAGCCCGCCCGACTGGCTGAACGCACGCATCGCGCAGCGGTTCGACATGATGCTGAAGGGCGGTGCGCTGGACGAAATTGCAGCAATGCGCGACCGCTATGATCCCGTGCTGCCCAGTTGCCGCGCGATTGGCGTGCCCGAGTTGATGGCCCACGCATGCGGCAAGATCACGCTGGAGGCGGCACGCGATGCGGCGGTGATTGCCACGCGCCAATATGCCAAGCGCCAACGTACTTGGCAGCGGTCGAAAATGGCGCACTGGCAATGGGTTGACCCTTCGACGGGCTGA
- a CDS encoding phosphatidate cytidylyltransferase, whose translation MNTSDTKWSDLAVRMGSAAVMVIVGLAGVAIGGHPFNLLVALVCGLSVWELVRMLDPQKPAVALQLALLSGTALLVSAYLPAGWALPILLAPMMVGFGQLSHHRTIFMSYAVLVQLAGYGIMSLRGDLGFGWMLWLIVVVVVTDVVGYFAGRMIGGPKFWPRVSPKKTWSGTATGWIGAAIVGWITAILTGATGELIGISIAISMASQMGDIAESAIKRHTGVKDSSRLIPGHGGVLDRFDGMMGASVFLLIVGQIIGFPPGLV comes from the coding sequence ATGAACACGAGCGATACCAAGTGGTCTGACCTGGCCGTTCGGATGGGATCAGCCGCAGTCATGGTGATCGTCGGTCTGGCTGGTGTGGCCATCGGCGGGCATCCGTTCAACTTGTTGGTCGCGTTGGTCTGCGGGCTGTCTGTGTGGGAACTGGTGCGGATGCTGGACCCGCAAAAGCCCGCGGTGGCGCTGCAACTGGCGCTGTTGTCGGGTACGGCGCTTTTGGTATCAGCTTATTTGCCTGCGGGCTGGGCGCTGCCGATCTTGCTGGCGCCGATGATGGTGGGCTTTGGTCAACTGTCACACCACCGCACGATATTTATGTCCTACGCGGTTCTGGTGCAGCTTGCGGGCTATGGCATCATGTCGTTGCGCGGCGATCTGGGATTTGGCTGGATGCTGTGGCTGATCGTGGTTGTGGTGGTTACCGATGTGGTCGGCTATTTCGCGGGCCGTATGATCGGCGGGCCAAAGTTCTGGCCGCGCGTCAGCCCCAAAAAGACATGGTCGGGCACCGCAACTGGCTGGATCGGGGCCGCGATTGTGGGCTGGATCACCGCCATATTGACCGGCGCCACCGGCGAGCTGATCGGTATTTCCATTGCAATTTCGATGGCCTCGCAGATGGGCGACATCGCGGAAAGCGCCATAAAACGGCACACCGGCGTCAAGGACAGCAGCAGGCTGATCCCCGGACACGGTGGTGTGCTGGACCGGTTCGACGGGATGATGGGCGCGTCGGTATTCTTGTTGATCGTCGGGCAGATCATCGGCTTTCCGCCCGGATTGGTCTGA
- a CDS encoding helix-turn-helix domain-containing protein, whose translation MTLGAIRISTISPAGGAHDWRWTLAHDLPYHLLIWTTRGQGRLLLNGTRRGVGAHNAIFVPADELFALELSRQSLGLMAIIPVGTDVRLPQTPRQLRLRETGPISELTGFLDAAQREATAQRSLTQDALDGYMALVSVWLRRQMAEDDHLPQKLNGAARLSARFCARVAQHYANGMSVAEHAQELGVTGTHLARACKAATGHTAADILSQRILHAARTALTDTDVPMQDIARHLGFGSAAYFTRYIQTQTGKTPSQLRKSGITRGT comes from the coding sequence ATGACCCTAGGTGCCATCCGTATCAGCACTATCTCACCTGCGGGTGGCGCCCATGACTGGCGCTGGACGCTTGCGCATGACCTTCCCTATCATCTTTTGATCTGGACCACACGCGGTCAGGGGCGGCTGTTGCTGAACGGCACGCGGCGCGGCGTGGGGGCGCACAATGCGATCTTTGTGCCTGCGGACGAGCTTTTTGCTCTGGAGTTGAGCCGTCAAAGTCTCGGGCTGATGGCGATCATCCCTGTGGGCACCGATGTACGTCTGCCCCAAACCCCGCGCCAACTGCGCCTGCGCGAAACCGGCCCGATCTCGGAATTGACCGGATTTCTGGACGCCGCACAGCGTGAGGCCACAGCGCAGCGCAGTCTGACGCAGGATGCGCTGGACGGCTATATGGCGCTGGTTTCGGTCTGGCTGCGCCGCCAGATGGCCGAAGACGACCACCTGCCGCAGAAACTGAACGGTGCCGCACGGCTGTCAGCGCGGTTTTGTGCGCGTGTGGCGCAGCATTACGCCAACGGAATGTCCGTGGCCGAACACGCCCAAGAACTGGGCGTGACCGGCACCCATCTGGCCCGCGCCTGCAAAGCGGCCACCGGCCACACGGCTGCCGACATTCTAAGCCAGCGCATCCTGCACGCTGCCCGCACAGCCCTGACCGACACAGACGTGCCGATGCAAGACATCGCTCGGCATCTGGGCTTTGGCAGTGCTGCCTATTTCACCCGCTATATCCAGACGCAAACCGGCAAGACCCCCAGCCAACTGCGCAAATCAGGCATCACCCGCGGCACCTAG
- a CDS encoding ABC transporter permease: protein MEQLTWTGALSGLNVVFFTLALALAVSVLASIAVSLLARDTGPLGINADGTLMAPTGLTGLTAKARKYSFLALIALVLVYVAGGVILGPQAGIIGGLSRNMLPVWVALIVLFAVSITFKGKLGLYGKLFDSTIGMIGFGLVMFWVFAGIMGGPFDMLVTHDPLSQFSGMKNKLPGTALNGAEADDYQWFLLGGDNLARDVFSRLIKGAWIVVKIAPMATLFAFMVGITLGLPAGYYGGRLDTFLSFLANLILAFPVILLFYLLVTPEIVVTGIPNYMAAVLFAFPIVFCAVLLNARFYTQPSVRTPLLIVVLGGLVWAYLALISTNGSIVANDSYRIPGLPAFVDWIDMDGGLLTVFVAVVFVNAPTVFRIVRGLALDIKTRDYVAAAQTRGEGPWYIMLWEILPNARGPLIVDFCLRIGYTTILLGTLGFFGLGLESESPDWGTTINSGRRLLSLYPHAALVPAFALMTLVLGLNLLADGLREESLRD, encoded by the coding sequence ATGGAACAATTGACATGGACTGGTGCCCTGAGCGGGCTGAATGTGGTCTTTTTTACTTTGGCGCTGGCGCTGGCGGTGTCGGTTCTGGCCAGCATTGCGGTGTCGCTGCTTGCCCGCGACACCGGACCGCTGGGCATCAACGCCGACGGCACGCTGATGGCCCCAACAGGTTTGACAGGGCTGACGGCCAAGGCCCGCAAATACAGTTTTCTGGCGCTGATCGCGCTGGTGCTGGTCTATGTGGCTGGTGGGGTCATACTGGGCCCGCAAGCAGGCATCATCGGTGGTCTGTCACGCAACATGCTGCCGGTCTGGGTCGCGCTGATCGTGCTGTTTGCGGTGTCGATCACATTTAAAGGCAAGCTGGGACTGTACGGCAAGCTGTTTGACAGCACCATCGGCATGATCGGCTTTGGTCTGGTGATGTTCTGGGTTTTCGCGGGAATCATGGGCGGGCCGTTCGACATGCTGGTCACCCACGACCCGCTGAGCCAGTTTTCGGGCATGAAAAACAAACTGCCCGGCACGGCGCTGAACGGGGCCGAAGCGGACGATTATCAATGGTTCCTGCTGGGCGGTGACAATCTGGCGCGCGATGTGTTCTCGCGGCTGATCAAAGGCGCGTGGATCGTGGTCAAGATCGCACCGATGGCGACGCTGTTTGCCTTTATGGTGGGCATCACGCTGGGTCTGCCTGCGGGATACTACGGTGGACGGCTGGACACATTCCTGTCGTTTCTGGCCAACCTGATCCTCGCCTTTCCGGTGATCTTGCTGTTCTACCTGCTGGTCACGCCCGAAATCGTCGTTACCGGCATTCCCAACTACATGGCGGCGGTGTTGTTTGCCTTTCCCATCGTGTTCTGCGCGGTGCTGCTGAACGCGCGCTTTTACACCCAGCCGTCGGTGCGCACACCGCTGCTGATCGTGGTGCTGGGCGGGCTGGTCTGGGCCTATCTGGCGCTGATTTCGACCAATGGGTCGATCGTGGCCAATGACAGCTACCGCATTCCGGGGCTGCCAGCGTTTGTAGACTGGATTGACATGGATGGCGGCCTGCTGACCGTTTTCGTGGCCGTGGTCTTTGTCAACGCGCCCACGGTGTTCCGGATCGTGCGCGGCCTCGCGCTGGACATCAAGACGCGCGACTATGTGGCGGCGGCGCAAACCCGAGGCGAAGGTCCGTGGTACATCATGCTGTGGGAAATCCTGCCCAATGCACGCGGTCCGCTGATCGTCGATTTCTGCCTGCGGATTGGATACACCACTATCTTGCTGGGCACCTTGGGCTTTTTTGGTCTGGGGCTGGAGAGCGAAAGCCCCGATTGGGGGACCACGATCAACTCGGGGCGGCGGTTGCTGTCGCTCTACCCCCATGCGGCGCTGGTGCCTGCCTTTGCGCTGATGACACTGGTGCTGGGGCTGAACCTGTTGGCCGATGGCTTGCGCGAGGAATCCTTGCGCGATTGA
- the frr gene encoding ribosome recycling factor, protein MSEDFMLDTDDLKRRMDGAIASLKTEFASLRTGRGSASMLEPVMVEAYGQRTPINQVGTVNVPEPRMVTINVWDKSMVNAVEKAIRESGLGINPQLNGTIIMLPIPELNEERRRDLSKVAGQYAEHARVSIRNVRRDGMDQIKKGKADGLSEDDQKIWEGEVQDMTNAYIKQIDDALEHKQAEIMQV, encoded by the coding sequence ATGTCCGAAGACTTTATGCTGGATACCGATGATCTGAAACGCCGCATGGATGGCGCGATTGCATCGTTAAAGACCGAATTTGCCTCTCTGCGCACAGGGCGTGGGTCGGCGTCGATGCTGGAACCGGTGATGGTCGAGGCTTACGGCCAACGCACCCCGATCAATCAGGTCGGCACTGTTAACGTACCCGAGCCGCGCATGGTCACCATTAACGTGTGGGACAAGTCGATGGTGAACGCTGTTGAGAAAGCCATCCGCGAAAGCGGTCTGGGCATCAACCCGCAACTGAACGGCACCATCATTATGCTGCCGATCCCTGAACTAAACGAAGAGCGTCGCCGCGATCTGTCGAAAGTGGCGGGCCAATATGCCGAACACGCCCGCGTCAGCATTCGCAACGTGCGCCGCGACGGTATGGACCAGATCAAGAAGGGCAAGGCCGACGGTCTGTCCGAGGACGACCAGAAGATATGGGAAGGCGAAGTGCAGGACATGACCAACGCCTATATCAAGCAGATCGACGATGCGCTTGAACACAAACAGGCTGAGATCATGCAGGTCTGA
- the uppS gene encoding polyprenyl diphosphate synthase, which produces MDGNGRWATQRGRPRLFGHRAGARRVREVVESCPDVGVEYLTIFAFSTENWRRTQVEVAGLMSLFRLYISREARALDEFGARVRFIGDRVRLDSKLVKLMDELEVLTENNTAVHLTIALNYGSRDEVARATQRLARDVAAGKLDPENVDVETLPKYLDTCVLPDPDLVIRTSGEARISNFLLWQSAYAEYEFIDTLWPDFTKEEFAKLCASYGDRDRRFGGVKT; this is translated from the coding sequence ATGGATGGTAACGGGCGTTGGGCCACCCAGCGCGGGCGCCCGCGTCTTTTTGGCCACCGCGCCGGTGCAAGGCGTGTGCGCGAGGTGGTGGAAAGCTGCCCTGATGTGGGCGTGGAATATCTGACGATCTTTGCCTTTTCGACCGAGAACTGGCGTCGCACGCAGGTGGAGGTGGCCGGTCTGATGAGCCTGTTTCGTCTCTATATCAGCCGCGAGGCCCGCGCCTTGGACGAGTTCGGCGCAAGGGTGCGCTTTATTGGCGATCGCGTGCGGCTGGATTCAAAGCTGGTCAAGCTGATGGACGAGCTGGAAGTGCTGACCGAAAACAACACCGCCGTTCACCTGACCATCGCGCTGAACTATGGCAGCCGCGACGAAGTGGCCCGCGCGACCCAGCGGTTGGCCCGCGATGTGGCCGCAGGCAAGCTTGATCCCGAAAACGTCGACGTGGAAACCTTGCCCAAATATCTTGACACCTGCGTGTTGCCCGATCCCGATCTGGTGATCCGCACATCGGGTGAGGCGCGGATTTCGAATTTTTTGTTGTGGCAGTCCGCCTATGCCGAATACGAGTTTATCGACACGCTGTGGCCGGATTTCACGAAAGAGGAATTCGCCAAGCTGTGCGCGTCATACGGGGACCGTGACCGGCGGTTCGGAGGGGTAAAGACATGA
- the pyrH gene encoding UMP kinase — MSDAIQPASDVTFKRVMLKISGEALMGDQGFGLHPPTVERIAREVQSVHELGVEICMVIGGGNIFRGLQGSAQGMERTTADYMGMLATVMNALAMQSSLEGLGIHTRVISAITMNEVAEPYIRRRAVRHLEKKRVCIFAAGTGNPYFTTDTAATLRANEMSCEAIFKGTKVDGVYDKDPAKHADAKRYEHVSFDDVLQKRLGVMDASAIALARDNNLPIIVFSLDEPGGFKGILAGKGTYTRVHG, encoded by the coding sequence ATGAGCGACGCGATCCAACCTGCCTCGGACGTCACTTTCAAACGTGTGATGCTGAAAATTTCGGGTGAGGCGCTGATGGGCGATCAGGGTTTTGGCCTGCACCCGCCCACCGTCGAGCGTATCGCCCGCGAAGTTCAATCGGTTCACGAACTGGGTGTCGAGATTTGCATGGTCATCGGCGGCGGCAACATCTTTCGCGGCCTGCAAGGGTCAGCGCAGGGGATGGAACGGACCACAGCCGACTATATGGGGATGCTGGCCACAGTGATGAACGCGCTGGCGATGCAATCTTCACTTGAGGGGTTGGGTATTCACACACGGGTCATCAGCGCCATCACCATGAACGAAGTGGCCGAACCCTACATTCGTCGCCGTGCCGTGCGCCACCTTGAGAAAAAGCGGGTCTGCATCTTTGCCGCAGGCACCGGCAATCCCTATTTCACCACCGACACGGCCGCGACCCTGCGCGCCAACGAAATGTCCTGCGAAGCGATCTTCAAGGGCACCAAGGTTGATGGCGTATATGACAAGGATCCGGCAAAGCACGCCGATGCCAAACGCTACGAACACGTCAGCTTTGATGACGTGCTGCAAAAACGTCTGGGGGTTATGGACGCATCTGCCATCGCACTGGCGCGCGACAACAACCTGCCGATCATTGTGTTTTCGCTGGACGAACCCGGCGGGTTCAAAGGTATTCTGGCGGGCAAGGGCACCTATACCCGCGTCCACGGCTAA